The genomic stretch TAAAATTTTGGTCTGCTGAAATTACATCTAACTGAAAAGGTGCTATAATTATTTCTGTATCGAAAATTGTGTACCAATTTACATGCTCTTTATTGGTAATTCCTTTTAACCGATTGATTCTTTTTTCTTCAAAATCTAACATATCAGCTGCGTTATTAGGGTTGATTGTTCCTGCGCCTAAGTCACAATAATTTTGATGAAAAATATTTTTTATTCTAGAAATATCAACGGCTAAATTCTCGCTATCTATTAAACTATTTTTATAATAATGCAACCAGTTTTTAACGTTATTCATTTACCTAATATAGATTAGCTCTTTGGAGAAATTAGAGGGCGAATATATACTTTTTAAGAAGCAATTATCAATTATAAAAGTAGATTGTTAATAAATAAAATTACCTTAAAATATTATTTATTGATTTCTAAATAATTAGAAAAACTGAGATTATAAAAACTTTATATAAACAAAAAACCATCACATTTCTGTGATGGTTTAAGTGAGCCCTGAAGGATTCGAACCTTTTTTTGTTTTATTAGTGTTTATAGTACTTACCTTAACTCTATTATTTTAGTGTGCCTAAAAGTGTGCCTTATATTTTAATATTGTAAACTTTACTATCCCTAATGTAGGATACTAAAAAATAGCTTTTATAATTTAAATAGATGATTCATAGGGGAATTTCTTACTTTTAAAAGAAAAATATGATTAAAAGAACCCTTTTCTTTAGTAATAAATGCTCATTAACAACTAAATATGAACAGCTAGTAATAAAAAATGATACACAAATTGTAAAAACAGTACCTATAGAAGACATTGGTTTTATAGTTATAGAAAATCAAGAAACATATATTTCTGTTCCAGCACTATCTAAACTTACAAGTAATAATGTTAGTGTAATCTTTTGCGATAATAAACATATGCCTCAAAGTATGTTGTTAAATTTAGATAACCATCATATACAGCAAAGACATTTTGAAAATCAAATTAATGCGACTGAGCCCTTAAAAAAACAATTGTGGCAACAAATTGTTAAATTGAAGATTAGTAATCAAGCTCAAATTTTAAAGAAACTTGGAAAAAACAGTAGTCCTTTAGGTTATTATGCATCAAAAGTTTTAAGTGGAGATTCCGATAACAGGGAAGCTGTTTCAGCTTCTTACTATTGGAAAAATATTTTTGACTTCAATTTTAAAAGAGAACGCGTAGGTGTGTATCCAAATTTGTTTTTAAACTATGGGTATATTGTTTTAAGGTCTGCTGTTGCAAGAGCACTTTCTGGCAGTGGGTTGTTAAGTACTTTAGGAATTCATCATCATAATAAATACAATGCATTTTGTTTAGCAGACGATATTATGGAACCTTACAGACCATTAGTAGATGCAAAAGTTTTAGAAATAATGAAAAATTATAATGAACAAGACCTCATTACACCAATAAAACTAGAATTGTTAAGTATTCTTACACAAACTGTTTATTTTAAAGAGAAAGAAAGCCCTTTAATGGTGGCTTTGTCTACCACAACCAGTTCTTTGCAACAATGTTTTAGTGGTAAAACCAGAAAAATTGTATACCCAAAATTATGGAACTAAATAAATATAGGGTTATGTGGTTATTTGTATTTTTTGATTTACCAACAGAAACAAAAAAAGATAGAAGAAATGCGCAGCAATTTCGTAAAAACCTTTTAAAAGATGGTTTTACTATGATGCAGTATTCTGTATATATGCGGCATTGTGCAAGTAGTGAAAGTGCAGATGCACACGAAAAAAGAATAAAAGCACTTTTACCACCATTTGGTAAAGTAAGTATTCTAAGAATTACCGATAAACAATATGGAAATATAATAAATTTTTGGGGTAAAGTAATTGTGCCTAAAGAGCCTAGCCCTATGCAGTTAGAATTGTTTTAATAGAAAACAAAAAATGCTTCAAACAAAGCAATTATGTCTTTGCAAGAAGCATTTTTTGTATCCGATATTTTCACTTAAACATATGATAATTAGAAGCTAGTATAACAACTAATATCGTTTTTTCTAATCTTTAATCAAACCACAACACTTCATTAAAAGCGTAATCGAAACTAATTAATATCGTTTTTTCTAATCTTTAATCAAACCACAACACATTATGAGTTTGCTCTATAGTTTCTTTTAATATCGTTTTTTCTAATCTTTAATCAAACCACAACGGTGTTTAGGAATGAATGATAGCGATGCGGAATATCGTTTTTTCTAATCTTTAATCAAACCACAACTTATTTTGTAAAATTCAACACCTGCTGGTTAATATCGTTTTTTCTAATCTTTAATCAAACCACAACGTTGGACGATAAACATTTAGTTTTAAAATTAATATCGTTTTTTCTAATCTTTAATCAAACCACAACTGATAGTAAGAAACCGTATCTAACAATGCTAATATCGTTTTTTCTAATCTTTAATCAAACCACAACGTAACGCCTATTGATTACAGCGCAAAAGATAATATCGTTTTTTCTAATCTTTAATCAAACCACAACACTTCTACAATTGCTTTACATCTTGCATCCAATATCGTTTTTTCTAATCTTTAATCAAACCACAACGCGAGTCCGCAAGAAATGACAAGAGCTACAAATATCGTTTTTTCTAATCTTTAATCAAACCTTAAAAATATGTCAATGAACTTTTATTATAGTTATTAAAAACTACAATCTTTTTATTTTACCAATACTATTAACTTTTATTTTAATTGGTTTGTGAGTTAGCCAACCACCAATCCCTTCTCCATAACCAGTAATTCTTCTATATTGAGGGATTGATTTTTTATCAATCTTTGATTCTGAAATTAATCTAAATTCATAATACTTAGAGGATAATTTTTGTACTCTATATAAGTATTGATTTAACAATTGGTAATTAGAACTATTTAAATTAATTTCATTTTCAGAAAGACCCAATAAAAACATATCATTAATTTGTAATGTTGTCACAATTTCTTCTCCGTCTTTTGGTAATTGAATAACATCAATCCCTTGTCTTTTTCTTTCTATAGCAGTCCAAAATGTAACAACATCTTCTTTTAAATTACCCTCAATATCTTTATAAATAAGTACATGATGGTTACTTCTTGGGTTAACATATTGGTTTATATTCTCCTTTAGTTTTTCTGCCCCTCCTATATTTTCTTTTATCCTTACTTTTTTTATTGGCACAGGTAAACCATTTCTATTTGGTAAAAATATTTGGGGTTGCTTTATTCCGTTTTCATCAACTACAAAAAAAGTTTCTTTGGGTATTTTTCCTTTTATAAAGCCACCAATATTAAGTATTCTTTTATAAATTAATTGTTTAACACTATCATCAACAATTTTTTCTAAATGCTTTTCTGTTGTTAAACTTTCTAAAGGTTTTCTTATATGAAATGCTTCTTTAGAATTGGGTGCTTTTCTTAAACCATAAACAGATTCTTTATGCAATTGTCCTCTTGCAGCAACACCAATATTTTTATGTACAACTCCCTTCTTTTTAGTGCTATGGGTTCTAACTGTTAATAAGCTTTTATGGTTTTTATGAGATACTAAAATCTGTGCTACAGCATTTTCTGCATCTTGTCTGAAATTCAACCAAGGATCTGGAAAATCTTTTAAATCATGGTTTTTGTTATATCTGTTTCTTTTACTTAATTCTTGTAAATGGCTTCTAGTAGAGCATGCCATGACTAAAGCATCTATTGCGTGGTGTCTGTGGTCATCTCTAGTTTTAGTTTCATCTTCTTTGTTTAAAATACTATTTAAACCCCAATGATGCCTTAAAGTAGCTGTCATTTGCCCAGGAGCTACTAGTACATTAGAGCATATTTTAGAAAGATAATTTTTAGCTTCTTTACTTATGTATCTTGTATCATTTAACTGACGACTAATAAAATCTTCATCATGTTTTTTCTTCACAAAATGCTTGAATTTATTATAACAATTAGGATAATTGGCTTTGGTTTTAAAACAGCTTAAAGCTTGTATTTTAATAGCCTCCCATTTTTGACCTCCCTGTTCGCTATAAAATTCGTAGGGTGTCTTATTACCTTTTGCTCTATTTTCATCAGCAAAGCAAAGTGTTTTGTTATTAAAACTATCATTTAAAGACCTGCTCCAAGGAAAAATATGTTCTATTTGTACTTCTCCTGTAAAAAGCTGGCTTATCGTAATTACTTTGCCTGTAAAAGGGCAGGTGTGGTTACATTCTTCCCAGAGTTTATATTTTAATATATTAATGTGGTTGATTCGTTGATTTAAGTTTTCTAGTTCAACCTTTACTCTGTCGTTTTGTTTTTCTAATTCTTTTTGTTTTTTCCGAGTTTCTAAACGGTTAGATTTAGATGCTTTTAAATCTCTAGCTAATTCAACTTTTATTTGATTAGGTTTACCATAGGTATCAATTAACTCATTAACTAGTTTTCTAATTTCAAATAAAGCGCTTATTACAACAGGGTTTTTAATTTTTTGTATTTCTCTATCCGCATGTAAATTTACAGGAAGTCTCTCTAGAATTTTTTCTGTTTCAATCGCACTACTATGATGATATAGTTTTTCTAATTGCTTATCAGTACAATTAAATTCATTTTTCATCATACTTTTAAGAGGTTCTATATAACCACCTTTTAAATTTGAGCGTACTATGTCTGGTACATTGTCTAACACAAATTGTTTATGTTGTTCCCAGTTTATGGACAATGCATTTTTAACACCTGCTAAACCAACTGCAACATCGTACATGAATCCCTTTTGTAAAAAGGGTAAAATATTTAAAATTGCTTTTCTACTAAGATTAGAATAGCCATCTTTTAAATTAAATTTAGAAATTCTTATAGCTCGTTCTTCATCAAAACTCCAATGTTTTATGGCGTATTCTTTTAATTTTTCTCTA from Polaribacter marinaquae encodes the following:
- the cas2 gene encoding CRISPR-associated endonuclease Cas2; the encoded protein is MELNKYRVMWLFVFFDLPTETKKDRRNAQQFRKNLLKDGFTMMQYSVYMRHCASSESADAHEKRIKALLPPFGKVSILRITDKQYGNIINFWGKVIVPKEPSPMQLELF
- the cas9 gene encoding type II CRISPR RNA-guided endonuclease Cas9 (Cas9, originally named Csn1, is the large, multifunctional signature protein of type II CRISPR/Cas systems. It is well known even to general audiences because its RNA-guided endonuclease activity has made it a popular tool for custom editing of eukaryotic genomes.), whose amino-acid sequence is MNKILGLDLGTNSIGWALIDTENDSILGMGSRIFPEGVVNLGEGEGRETSKNASRTEARGVRRQIFRRRLRKRYLLKELAKHNLCPISPTLVKDWNGTDIFNNEIIKEWFQLNPYELRAKAIHEKITLIELGRIFYHMIQRRGFLSNSRSAGADVKETSTIFKGDSKIGKIGISDTLKSIEQNKTLGSFLHSIQPKESEPFSGELERIRNRYTTRQMYIDEFETIWEFQKQFHSELNSILKTILGGRKKDGYKEDGVLFHQRPLRSQKHLVGYCSFEPKKTKCKISAIPFELFRIYQWINTLSYDVNGVRQKITLEERQKIINLLLSKEKPSFKEIRKKIGKLDGSYQFNYKDNDKIVGSHTISNLSNKKFFGHKWFEFSEKEQENIWHVLSFFDDREKLKEYAIKHWSFDEERAIRISKFNLKDGYSNLSRKAILNILPFLQKGFMYDVAVGLAGVKNALSINWEQHKQFVLDNVPDIVRSNLKGGYIEPLKSMMKNEFNCTDKQLEKLYHHSSAIETEKILERLPVNLHADREIQKIKNPVVISALFEIRKLVNELIDTYGKPNQIKVELARDLKASKSNRLETRKKQKELEKQNDRVKVELENLNQRINHINILKYKLWEECNHTCPFTGKVITISQLFTGEVQIEHIFPWSRSLNDSFNNKTLCFADENRAKGNKTPYEFYSEQGGQKWEAIKIQALSCFKTKANYPNCYNKFKHFVKKKHDEDFISRQLNDTRYISKEAKNYLSKICSNVLVAPGQMTATLRHHWGLNSILNKEDETKTRDDHRHHAIDALVMACSTRSHLQELSKRNRYNKNHDLKDFPDPWLNFRQDAENAVAQILVSHKNHKSLLTVRTHSTKKKGVVHKNIGVAARGQLHKESVYGLRKAPNSKEAFHIRKPLESLTTEKHLEKIVDDSVKQLIYKRILNIGGFIKGKIPKETFFVVDENGIKQPQIFLPNRNGLPVPIKKVRIKENIGGAEKLKENINQYVNPRSNHHVLIYKDIEGNLKEDVVTFWTAIERKRQGIDVIQLPKDGEEIVTTLQINDMFLLGLSENEINLNSSNYQLLNQYLYRVQKLSSKYYEFRLISESKIDKKSIPQYRRITGYGEGIGGWLTHKPIKIKVNSIGKIKRL
- the cas1 gene encoding type II CRISPR-associated endonuclease Cas1, which gives rise to MIKRTLFFSNKCSLTTKYEQLVIKNDTQIVKTVPIEDIGFIVIENQETYISVPALSKLTSNNVSVIFCDNKHMPQSMLLNLDNHHIQQRHFENQINATEPLKKQLWQQIVKLKISNQAQILKKLGKNSSPLGYYASKVLSGDSDNREAVSASYYWKNIFDFNFKRERVGVYPNLFLNYGYIVLRSAVARALSGSGLLSTLGIHHHNKYNAFCLADDIMEPYRPLVDAKVLEIMKNYNEQDLITPIKLELLSILTQTVYFKEKESPLMVALSTTTSSLQQCFSGKTRKIVYPKLWN